One Deltaproteobacteria bacterium genomic window, AAAGATTGACCACCACCAACCCCTTGCGTTTCCTGGCCTGCTCCACCACGAGCATGGAGGCCAGATTACCGGTCAGCGTACTGACCAAGCCAATGCCGCAAAACATGACCACCACGCCCATGACCCGCCCGCCCAAGGTAGCGGGCACGATATCTCCGTAGCCGACCGTGGTCAGGGTGACCACGGCCCACCAGAAGGCGTCGAACAGGTCCAGATCGCGCCCGCCCTGATGGACTTCGAAAAAATAATACCCGCACGCGCTGCCCAAGAGCACGAACAGAATAAGCCCGACAAGCTTGCACAACGGATGGTCGAGCACGATGCGGGACAATTTTTTCGGCAAACGGAAAGCGAACACGGTCACTCCTTGGGAATCGCGGCACGCTAACAGAGCGGTTCGGGGAGTCAAGACGCCATGACCGGACAACACGACGCGGAAGGCATTGTCGCGAGAAGATCACGAATGCCGCGAGGAAACGGATCGGGTGCATTGCCCTCCCGCTCCCGCCGCGATTCAGCCCCGCGCGCTCCGCGCGGGAGCAACGACGCGCCAACGCGGTTTGGAAGAGTTGGCCAACGCGATCAAGAATGATACCCGCCTGGCTGTACGCGACATCCCCAAGCGCCTGACGCTTGTCGGAAAACACTCGAGAGACGGAGGACACATGAAGGTCATCATTCGCGGCACCAGGGGCTCCATTCCGGTGGCGTCGCCCCAAACCCAGCGCCATGGCGGCAACACGACCTGCATCGAGGTCCTGACCGACGCCGGCGACCGCGTCATCATCGACGCGGGTTCGGGCATCCGCGCCCTGGGCGACGAGCTCATGGCCACGGGCCCCTCGTCCTTTGCCCTCTGCTTCACCCACGCCCATTGGGACCACCTGCTTGGCTTCCCCATGTTCGCGCCCATCTTTTCGCCCGAAAGCCATATCGATATCCATGCCCCCCGCGACATCGGCCGCGATGGCATCCGCAGCGTCCTGGGGGGCATCATGGACCGCCGCTATTTTCCGGTAACCTTCGACAAGCTGCCCTCAAAGCTCGACGTGCACGAGTTCACGCCCGGCGAAACCTTCCACGTCGGCTCCGCCCTGATCGAAACCATGGCCACCCACCATCCCGGTGGCAACACGGCCTACCGCGTCACGGCCGATGGCTGGACCTTTCTCTTCACCGGCGACCACGAATGCACCCGGCAGGACACATCCATGGCCGACTTTCTGCGCGGCGCCGACGTGGCCGTGGTCGACGCCCAGTACACCGAGGCCGAATATCCGGTCCGCCAGGGCTGGGGACATTCCACCTTTGCCGCCTGGCCGGAAATGGCCGAGGCCGCCGGCGTGCGCTGGCTGCTCTTTTCCCATCACGACCCGGCCCGTACCGACGACCAGCTCGACGCCATCCTCGACGATCTGCGTCAACGCTTCGGCCATCTTGGCGTGATGCTGGACATGGCCGCCGAAGGCCTGGAACTGTCCGGGCCGGGACAGTGCGCCATGGACCATCCCTTTTGCGCCACCACCCCGCGCAACGACGCCGAGGCATCCGGCGGGTCCGGATTCGCCCTTTTTTCCTGGCTCAATTCCTTTTCGCGTGAACTGGCCCGCTACAACGACATGGGCGTGCTCCTGGACCGCATCCTGCTCGAAGGCCGCGCGGTGACCCAGGCCGATGCCGGGACCATATTTCTCCGCGAGGGCAACGGCCTGACCTTCGCCAACATCCACAACAACACCCTCTTTCCGGGCTCGGCCGCCAACAAGCACGCCTACGCGAGCACCACGCTGCCGCTGGATAACACCTCCATCGCCGGATACGTGGCGCTGGAACGACGACTGGTCAACATCCGCGACATGCGCGCCCTGCCCGGCGATGTCCCCTTTTCCTTCAACGCCGCCCTGGACGAGGCCACGGGGTATCGCACGGTCTCGACCCTGACCGTGCCCATTCTGGGCCAAAACGACCATTTGCTCGGAGTCATGCAGCTCATCAACAGTCAGCCAGATGGACACCCCGAGGCCTTCACCGAAGTCATGGA contains:
- a CDS encoding HD domain-containing protein, with product MKVIIRGTRGSIPVASPQTQRHGGNTTCIEVLTDAGDRVIIDAGSGIRALGDELMATGPSSFALCFTHAHWDHLLGFPMFAPIFSPESHIDIHAPRDIGRDGIRSVLGGIMDRRYFPVTFDKLPSKLDVHEFTPGETFHVGSALIETMATHHPGGNTAYRVTADGWTFLFTGDHECTRQDTSMADFLRGADVAVVDAQYTEAEYPVRQGWGHSTFAAWPEMAEAAGVRWLLFSHHDPARTDDQLDAILDDLRQRFGHLGVMLDMAAEGLELSGPGQCAMDHPFCATTPRNDAEASGGSGFALFSWLNSFSRELARYNDMGVLLDRILLEGRAVTQADAGTIFLREGNGLTFANIHNNTLFPGSAANKHAYASTTLPLDNTSIAGYVALERRLVNIRDMRALPGDVPFSFNAALDEATGYRTVSTLTVPILGQNDHLLGVMQLINSQPDGHPEAFTEVMETRVQLLAVHAGSAIERGTLTQNFILRMLHMAALRDPRETGAHVQRVGSYAAEIYHRWAEKQGTDIDELRYQKSQIRLAAMLHDVGKVGIADTILKKPGRLDEAEYAIMKTHCALGAAIFTGTMTEVDRLARDVALHHHQKWDGTGYTGTDAPPLRGTDIPLAARITAVADVYDALCSRRCYKDAWTPAMALAVLRQDAGSHFDPEIVACFEDVWETIEAIRARYPDDEE